The following coding sequences lie in one Alloacidobacterium dinghuense genomic window:
- the pstS gene encoding phosphate ABC transporter substrate-binding protein PstS, which translates to MRNFTTIQKFAAATLTLTLFGFAGCNSNSGSENVALSGAGSTFVYPVMQRWIQDFSGVHKNVQINYQSIGSGGGIQQVKSGTVDFGASDAALDDQQLGEMKPVIQIPESAGPVCITYNLPDLKQPLQLSADSLAGIFLGTIKTWQDSAIAKDNPGVTLPKQPVVVSHRAEGSGTTNIFTTYLSAVSPEWQAKVGKGNSVSWPVGIGGKGSEGVTGNIRQSPGAIGYVELTYAEQNHLPVAKIKNQAGQYVAATAAATTAAINAFSGQLSQDPRLPIVNPPASAADAYPISGLTFLIIPKDGAGKAKRTALKNFAQYIITDGQATAGTLNYAPLPDGVKQYDQQQLQTLTADGQPLQ; encoded by the coding sequence GTGCGGAACTTCACGACGATCCAAAAGTTCGCGGCAGCAACTCTCACGCTTACCCTGTTCGGCTTCGCGGGATGCAACTCAAACAGCGGCTCGGAAAATGTAGCGCTTTCCGGAGCAGGCAGCACATTTGTATATCCGGTAATGCAACGCTGGATTCAGGACTTCTCTGGGGTTCACAAGAACGTTCAAATCAACTATCAGTCCATCGGCTCCGGTGGCGGAATCCAACAGGTTAAATCGGGCACTGTAGACTTCGGAGCATCCGACGCAGCACTGGATGACCAGCAGCTCGGCGAAATGAAGCCCGTGATCCAGATTCCGGAATCGGCTGGACCGGTCTGCATTACCTACAACCTCCCTGACCTGAAACAGCCGCTACAACTTTCAGCCGACTCCCTTGCGGGCATCTTTCTCGGCACAATCAAGACTTGGCAAGATTCGGCAATCGCAAAGGACAATCCGGGTGTCACGCTGCCCAAACAGCCCGTCGTCGTTTCACACCGCGCAGAAGGCAGCGGCACTACGAACATCTTTACGACCTACCTCTCAGCTGTCAGCCCTGAATGGCAGGCAAAGGTTGGCAAAGGCAATTCCGTGAGTTGGCCTGTCGGCATCGGAGGCAAAGGCAGTGAAGGCGTTACTGGAAACATTCGCCAATCTCCGGGCGCAATTGGCTACGTCGAATTGACCTATGCCGAACAGAATCATCTGCCTGTAGCAAAGATCAAGAATCAAGCTGGACAGTATGTCGCCGCTACTGCCGCCGCAACAACCGCCGCCATCAATGCCTTCAGTGGGCAGCTTTCGCAGGATCCTCGCCTTCCGATCGTAAATCCCCCAGCCTCAGCCGCCGATGCCTATCCAATCTCCGGCCTGACCTTTCTCATCATCCCGAAAGACGGCGCAGGCAAGGCAAAACGCACCGCACTGAAAAATTTTGCGCAGTACATCATCACAGATGGACAAGCAACCGCAGGCACACTGAATTACGCGCCTCTGCCCGACGGAGTGAAGCAATACGATCAGCAGCAATTGCAAACGCTCACCGCCGACGGACAGCCACTGCAGTAG
- a CDS encoding arginine--tRNA ligase: MYLREQKKLLERLRAVLRDKFQVELDTIAIEQPPEIKFGEYALPIAFELARKLKNAPRKIADEIVTELSPLEGFAGFEVAGAGYINARLDRGVAVCDVAAGADVEIAGGGLHSLVEHTSINPNKAAHVGHLRNAILGDTFVRLLRAIGQKVDVQNYIDNTGVQVADVVVGLMHLEGMSLGDVQALMAKLAASGERIDYYCWDLYARVSQWYEENEAQKQARKQVRLDTLHAIEHGGNEESQVGELISTAVLRRHLETMLRLDIEYDLLPRESEILHLHFWNLAFEQLKAKGVLYFETEGKNKGCWVMTRAGAAQTEDAADGPDEDAKVIVRSNGTVTYVGKDIAYHLWKFGLLGRDFGYQKFFEYPNHTCWISADQGEPDHPHFGGAQAIYNVIDSRQSDPQANVIEALRGLGYTDQAAHYTHFSYEMVALTPRCAEELGYEVAEEDRGRPYIEVSGRKGFGVKADDLIDKLIAASRSEVDKRHPELSAEERVQIANEIAIGALRYFMLKYTRNSVIAFDFKDALSFEGETGPYIQYAVVRTRSIFRKGDITAEQAMAEFAGVDASPYLTGEDGDSIWQVWLRAAKTTLLLDQCIATAEPAYLAKHAFQLAQEFSNFYRKHHILTEAYPERKKFLLATAAIAQRELIRSLAWLGISAPEVM; the protein is encoded by the coding sequence GTGTATTTAAGAGAACAGAAGAAGCTGCTTGAACGTCTGCGCGCTGTGCTGCGCGACAAGTTCCAGGTTGAGTTGGACACAATTGCCATTGAGCAGCCGCCCGAGATCAAGTTCGGCGAGTATGCGCTGCCGATTGCGTTTGAACTGGCCCGCAAGTTGAAGAATGCTCCGCGCAAGATCGCCGACGAGATAGTGACGGAGTTGTCTCCGCTGGAAGGCTTTGCCGGATTCGAGGTTGCCGGCGCGGGGTACATCAATGCGCGGCTGGATCGCGGGGTCGCGGTTTGCGATGTTGCAGCAGGCGCAGATGTTGAGATTGCCGGTGGTGGTCTGCATTCTCTGGTGGAGCACACGAGCATCAATCCCAATAAGGCTGCGCACGTGGGCCACCTGCGGAATGCGATCCTTGGCGATACGTTCGTGCGCCTGCTGCGTGCTATCGGGCAAAAGGTCGATGTGCAGAACTACATCGACAACACCGGGGTGCAGGTGGCCGATGTGGTTGTGGGGCTGATGCATCTTGAGGGAATGTCGCTCGGCGATGTGCAGGCGTTGATGGCGAAGCTTGCGGCGAGCGGCGAGCGCATCGATTACTACTGCTGGGATTTGTATGCGCGCGTTTCGCAGTGGTATGAGGAGAATGAGGCGCAAAAGCAGGCGCGCAAGCAGGTCAGGCTCGATACATTGCACGCGATCGAGCATGGCGGCAATGAAGAGTCACAGGTTGGCGAGCTGATTTCGACAGCGGTGCTGCGGCGGCATCTCGAAACCATGTTGCGGCTTGATATCGAGTACGATCTGCTGCCACGCGAGAGCGAGATTCTGCACCTGCACTTCTGGAATCTGGCTTTCGAGCAGTTGAAGGCCAAGGGCGTGCTCTATTTCGAGACAGAAGGCAAGAACAAGGGCTGTTGGGTAATGACCAGAGCTGGTGCCGCCCAGACCGAAGATGCCGCTGACGGCCCCGACGAGGACGCGAAGGTCATCGTGCGCTCGAATGGGACGGTGACGTATGTCGGCAAGGACATTGCGTATCACCTGTGGAAGTTCGGCCTGCTTGGGCGCGACTTTGGCTACCAGAAATTTTTCGAGTATCCAAATCACACGTGTTGGATTTCAGCAGACCAAGGCGAGCCGGATCATCCGCACTTTGGCGGTGCACAGGCAATTTATAATGTGATCGACTCGCGGCAGTCTGATCCGCAGGCAAACGTGATTGAGGCTCTGCGCGGGCTCGGCTATACGGATCAGGCGGCGCATTACACGCACTTCTCGTACGAAATGGTTGCGCTCACTCCGCGCTGCGCTGAGGAGCTTGGGTATGAGGTTGCGGAAGAAGATCGTGGGCGGCCTTACATCGAGGTCTCAGGACGCAAGGGCTTTGGCGTGAAGGCTGACGATCTGATCGACAAGCTGATCGCCGCATCGCGATCGGAAGTGGACAAGCGCCACCCCGAATTGAGCGCCGAAGAGCGCGTACAGATTGCGAACGAAATCGCGATCGGCGCGCTGCGCTACTTCATGCTGAAGTACACACGCAACAGCGTCATTGCTTTCGACTTCAAGGACGCGCTGAGCTTTGAAGGCGAGACGGGGCCTTACATCCAGTACGCCGTTGTCCGCACGCGCAGCATCTTTCGCAAGGGCGATATCACTGCGGAGCAGGCGATGGCTGAATTCGCGGGCGTGGATGCTTCTCCGTACCTTACCGGAGAAGACGGCGACAGCATCTGGCAGGTGTGGTTGCGGGCTGCGAAGACGACTCTGCTACTCGACCAGTGCATCGCGACGGCGGAACCTGCGTATCTGGCGAAGCATGCCTTCCAGCTGGCGCAGGAGTTCAGCAATTTCTACCGCAAGCACCACATCCTGACCGAGGCCTATCCTGAGCGAAAGAAGTTTCTGCTGGCCACGGCTGCGATTGCGCAGCGCGAGTTGATTCGATCGCTGGCGTGGCTGGGGATTAGTGCTCCGGAAGTGATGTGA